Proteins encoded by one window of Cyclobacteriaceae bacterium:
- a CDS encoding SulP family inorganic anion transporter yields the protein MSEQAYKREGLFSSVRYDFPASMVVFFVAVPLCLGIALASGAPLFSGIIAGIVGGIVVGSISNSQLGVSGPAAGLTVIVLAAIQQLGSFEVFLVAVVLAGLLQIGLGLVRAGIIGYYFPTSVIKGMLTAIGIIIVLKQIPHAFGYDADYEGDMAFSQADGHNTFSELYFMIQAITPAAVLISVTGLGIILLWDLYLSKKHQVFKLVQGPLVAVVFAIIYQVVTSKYFPSWALSGEHLVSVPVAESVSGFFSQFMLPNFSAITNPEVWVVAFTIAVVASIETLLSVEATDKLDPYKRTTNTNRELIAQGSGNFISGLIGGLPVTQVIVRSSANIQSGGKTKLSTILHGMMLLLCVIAIPHVLNLVPLAVLASVLLVVGYKLAKPSVFKEMARLGWSQFLPFITTILGVVFTDLLKGIGIGLAVAIVIILRNSYRNSHFLHKEKVDDGKDTVKLTLAEEVVFLNKGSIKKELSEINAGSKVTIDMSKSVTIDHDVLEIIEDFKKQAEAKNIDVELIRKNRERIVQQGNANGHKNSNGSPSRAKAERNS from the coding sequence ATGAGCGAGCAAGCATACAAAAGAGAAGGTTTATTTTCATCTGTCCGTTACGATTTTCCTGCCAGTATGGTGGTGTTTTTTGTGGCTGTACCCCTGTGTTTGGGGATAGCCTTGGCCAGTGGTGCGCCACTATTTTCAGGAATTATTGCCGGGATTGTTGGGGGTATTGTAGTAGGATCAATCAGTAATTCACAATTGGGTGTAAGTGGTCCGGCCGCAGGCCTGACCGTAATTGTATTAGCAGCCATTCAGCAACTTGGCTCATTTGAAGTTTTTTTGGTAGCGGTGGTACTGGCCGGTCTTCTCCAAATTGGTTTAGGTTTAGTTCGTGCCGGTATCATTGGCTACTACTTTCCAACTTCAGTGATCAAGGGTATGCTAACTGCAATTGGTATCATCATCGTACTCAAACAAATTCCGCATGCATTTGGGTATGATGCTGATTACGAAGGTGACATGGCGTTTTCTCAAGCCGATGGACACAATACATTTTCTGAACTGTACTTTATGATACAGGCTATTACGCCTGCAGCTGTGCTGATCAGCGTTACCGGTTTAGGAATTATTTTACTATGGGATCTTTATTTGTCTAAAAAACATCAGGTTTTTAAACTGGTTCAAGGACCGCTTGTGGCGGTTGTGTTTGCCATTATCTATCAGGTAGTAACTTCAAAATATTTTCCTTCATGGGCATTAAGCGGTGAGCACCTGGTAAGTGTTCCGGTTGCAGAAAGTGTTAGCGGATTTTTCAGCCAATTTATGCTCCCCAACTTTAGCGCGATTACAAACCCTGAGGTGTGGGTAGTGGCGTTTACCATTGCTGTTGTGGCCAGTATCGAAACGTTGCTTTCGGTTGAAGCCACCGATAAACTTGATCCCTATAAGCGAACCACCAATACCAACCGCGAGTTGATTGCGCAGGGAAGTGGAAATTTCATTTCCGGCTTAATCGGTGGTTTACCCGTTACCCAGGTTATTGTTAGAAGTTCTGCTAATATTCAGTCGGGTGGTAAAACCAAGTTGTCAACCATTCTTCATGGTATGATGTTGCTTTTGTGTGTAATCGCTATTCCGCACGTGTTGAACCTGGTGCCGCTGGCGGTGTTGGCCTCTGTATTATTGGTGGTGGGATATAAACTTGCCAAGCCTTCCGTATTCAAGGAAATGGCACGTTTGGGTTGGAGCCAGTTTCTCCCGTTCATCACCACTATCCTGGGTGTAGTGTTTACAGATTTGCTGAAGGGCATAGGAATTGGTTTGGCTGTAGCCATTGTGATTATTCTTAGAAACAGTTACAGAAATTCACACTTCCTTCATAAGGAAAAAGTAGATGACGGTAAGGATACGGTGAAACTTACGCTTGCTGAAGAAGTTGTATTCCTTAACAAGGGCAGCATCAAGAAAGAGCTAAGCGAAATCAATGCCGGTTCAAAAGTTACCATTGATATGAGTAAGTCGGTTACTATTGATCATGATGTATTGGAAATCATTGAAGATTTCAAAAAGCAAGCAGAGGCCAAGAATATTGATGTGGAATTGATTCGTAAAAACCGCGAACGAATTGTTCAGCAAGGCAATGCGAATGGACATAAAAACAGTAATGGCTCACCGTCACGTGCGAAGGCTGAGCGTAATTCCTGA
- a CDS encoding HAMP domain-containing sensor histidine kinase: MSAVKIRNRLSLFFAITSSLVLFALGISVYFFSSQYREREFNIRLLRRVDITEKMFLERESLTEQSYELIREQFLNVLPEETEEVIQVKEGWRDSLKYQYPAEFLDELLREGVAAYLNENRQGAGKLFHLAGGDYVVIISAVDLIGINVEKNLRNILAVAMCSGIALMIFLSHTVTGRLLRPISEKIRKANSISVSNLHERLRVFNPDDEIGQLAIAFNRLLDRLDDAFSSQKLFVANASHEIRNPLTSIMGEADLALDKERSPKEYQEALRTIQTEADRLNMLVNNLLQLSAVSYNPAELKREVMTVASLLIETKKKFDLLDPDNQLSFDQDLSNAFQHVYIQANRTLLVTALINIFDNACKFSSGAPVKVSVEYENFKVKISVKDQGIGIAPEDIPKLPQPFFRADNVRNIRGTGIGIPLTVKIIDLHEGEFNVISALNKGTTVIITLPEFKNGSSPF, from the coding sequence ATGTCAGCCGTGAAAATCCGGAATAGGCTGTCACTTTTTTTTGCCATCACCTCTTCATTGGTGTTGTTCGCACTGGGTATCTCGGTGTACTTTTTCTCTTCACAATACCGCGAACGCGAATTCAATATTCGGTTGCTGAGGCGTGTTGACATTACGGAAAAAATGTTTTTGGAGCGGGAAAGTTTAACTGAGCAATCCTATGAACTAATCCGCGAGCAGTTTCTGAATGTGTTGCCTGAAGAAACTGAAGAAGTAATTCAGGTGAAGGAAGGATGGCGTGATTCGTTGAAGTATCAATACCCGGCTGAGTTTTTGGATGAATTATTACGCGAAGGTGTGGCTGCATACCTGAACGAAAACCGACAAGGTGCTGGCAAACTGTTTCATTTGGCCGGTGGAGATTATGTGGTCATTATTTCAGCTGTTGATTTGATCGGTATTAATGTTGAAAAGAATTTACGGAATATCCTGGCGGTGGCTATGTGTTCAGGCATTGCCTTGATGATCTTCTTAAGTCATACAGTTACCGGCAGGTTGCTTCGGCCTATCTCAGAGAAAATACGAAAAGCAAATAGCATTAGTGTAAGTAATTTGCATGAACGATTACGGGTGTTCAATCCTGATGATGAGATTGGACAATTAGCTATTGCCTTCAACAGGTTGCTTGATCGACTGGATGATGCATTTAGTTCACAAAAACTTTTTGTTGCGAATGCTTCTCATGAAATCCGTAATCCATTAACCAGTATCATGGGTGAGGCTGATCTTGCATTAGATAAGGAGCGTTCGCCAAAAGAATACCAGGAGGCCCTGCGGACCATCCAAACCGAGGCTGATCGACTCAATATGTTAGTGAATAACCTGCTGCAGCTTTCAGCGGTTAGCTACAATCCTGCTGAGTTGAAACGTGAAGTCATGACGGTGGCCAGCTTGTTGATTGAAACGAAGAAGAAATTTGATTTGCTGGATCCGGATAATCAATTGAGTTTTGATCAGGATTTGAGCAATGCCTTTCAACACGTTTACATCCAGGCAAATCGCACATTGTTAGTTACGGCTTTGATAAATATTTTCGATAATGCCTGTAAGTTTTCTTCAGGAGCTCCGGTAAAGGTTTCGGTAGAGTATGAAAATTTCAAAGTAAAGATTTCAGTTAAGGATCAGGGTATTGGTATTGCTCCGGAAGATATTCCAAAATTACCGCAGCCCTTCTTCCGGGCCGATAATGTACGCAACATCAGGGGTACGGGCATAGGCATTCCGCTTACTGTAAAAATTATTGACCTGCATGAAGGCGAGTTTAATGTAATCTCCGCCTTGAATAAGGGAACTACGGTTATCATTACCCTTCCGGAATTCAAAAATGGGTCATCACCTTTCTAA
- a CDS encoding response regulator transcription factor — MKVLLIEDEQHVAAFIRKGLEENGMQVVQAFDGTTGLTMALSDDYDVIILDIVMPGMSGLELCTKLRKEYDNQTPVLMLTALGTTDDIVEGLSLGADDYLPKPFKFRELLARVRALSRRKMAVGKTLSIDDLVLDADAKEVHRSGKRIELTAREYRLLEYLLGNKNKVVSRTDILENVWDINHDLGTNVVDVYINYLRKKIDHGHPHPLIKTVVGMGYTIKDVSRENPE; from the coding sequence TTGAAAGTATTACTCATTGAAGATGAACAACACGTAGCCGCCTTTATCCGAAAAGGGTTGGAAGAGAACGGCATGCAGGTCGTTCAGGCATTTGACGGTACCACCGGGTTAACCATGGCATTGAGTGATGATTATGATGTAATCATTTTAGATATTGTAATGCCGGGCATGAGCGGACTCGAATTGTGCACCAAGCTTCGAAAAGAATATGACAATCAAACACCCGTGTTGATGCTTACAGCGCTGGGTACGACCGATGATATTGTTGAAGGGCTTTCTTTGGGTGCGGATGATTATTTGCCCAAACCGTTTAAGTTTCGTGAGTTGTTGGCGCGCGTTCGTGCGCTATCAAGAAGAAAAATGGCCGTAGGCAAAACACTGAGTATCGATGATCTGGTTCTGGATGCGGATGCTAAGGAGGTACATCGTAGTGGTAAACGAATCGAACTCACTGCGCGCGAATACCGGTTGCTGGAATATTTGCTGGGGAATAAAAATAAAGTGGTATCCCGAACCGATATTCTTGAAAACGTTTGGGACATAAACCACGACCTGGGCACCAATGTAGTGGATGTTTATATCAACTATCTCCGGAAGAAAATTGATCATGGTCATCCGCATCCGCTAATCAAGACAGTGGTGGGTATGGGATACACCATTAAAGATGTCAGCCGTGAAAATCCGGAATAG
- a CDS encoding PepSY-associated TM helix domain-containing protein, giving the protein MKLTARNTHRDIAYFYLGLIIAFSFSGIFLNHRQDWHPRRYKADIREFTMSPIHKDSVTDAFIASFTDQQKIDDNLRRFAVNGTSLRISYVNHDVDVDLTTGEGTVVHYKVTPVLGQMTILHVDTSKWWIYYSDIFGAAMLVIAITGMFIAKGEHSFKRRGWKLALAGLIFPLIFLFLLS; this is encoded by the coding sequence ATGAAACTTACGGCTCGTAATACCCACCGCGACATTGCCTATTTTTACCTGGGGCTTATCATCGCATTTTCATTTTCAGGAATTTTTTTGAACCACCGCCAGGATTGGCACCCCAGACGCTATAAAGCGGATATTCGGGAATTCACCATGTCACCCATCCACAAGGATTCCGTTACAGATGCTTTTATCGCCTCTTTCACTGATCAGCAAAAAATTGACGATAACCTGCGAAGGTTTGCCGTAAACGGAACATCACTTCGAATATCCTATGTAAATCATGATGTGGATGTTGATCTGACCACCGGTGAGGGAACAGTGGTTCATTATAAAGTAACCCCGGTGCTTGGTCAAATGACCATTTTGCATGTGGATACCAGCAAGTGGTGGATTTATTATTCCGATATTTTTGGTGCGGCCATGCTGGTGATTGCCATCACCGGAATGTTTATCGCAAAAGGTGAGCATAGCTTTAAGCGTAGAGGTTGGAAACTGGCATTAGCGGGTCTCATCTTTCCACTCATTTTTTTATTTCTATTGAGTTAA
- a CDS encoding DUF2490 domain-containing protein — translation MNSMILSSKYLWFRVVIGVLLVGLCWPVFLAAQTIPEQKEKVNSSELWLGFYTKYRIKERLYYYGEYHLRRKEFIDQMGQIYLRFGLSHIVNKNFEITGGIVTPFYWSANPEQPNTDKVVPQFRFWQQFLFITPFDRLKVYHQIRLEQRWRRDFVEESPFELSYRFRYKILGYYPLNNHKLVNKTLFLSMYEEIFIQAGKPVVYDHMEDNRIFLGLGYILNENMQFQLGYQWSFRHSGSPFRYENRHMLRLSFYHSLDFYQKKNLSRQPVSAIDPFGHH, via the coding sequence ATGAATAGTATGATTCTAAGCAGCAAATATTTATGGTTCCGGGTGGTGATTGGCGTACTGCTTGTGGGTTTGTGTTGGCCTGTATTTTTGGCTGCCCAAACTATTCCCGAACAGAAGGAAAAGGTAAACTCATCGGAGTTGTGGTTAGGTTTTTATACCAAATACAGAATTAAAGAACGCCTCTATTATTATGGCGAATACCATTTGCGAAGAAAGGAATTTATTGACCAGATGGGACAGATTTACCTGCGTTTTGGATTGTCGCATATTGTCAATAAGAATTTTGAAATAACGGGCGGTATCGTTACTCCATTTTATTGGTCCGCAAATCCTGAGCAACCCAATACCGATAAGGTTGTTCCGCAGTTCCGGTTCTGGCAGCAATTTCTATTCATCACGCCATTCGATCGGCTAAAAGTGTATCACCAGATCCGGTTAGAACAGCGGTGGAGAAGGGATTTTGTTGAGGAATCACCCTTTGAGCTATCATACCGATTTCGCTACAAAATTTTAGGGTATTATCCGCTTAACAATCACAAGCTGGTAAACAAAACCCTCTTCCTTTCCATGTATGAGGAGATCTTCATACAGGCAGGAAAGCCGGTTGTTTATGATCACATGGAAGATAACCGGATTTTTTTGGGACTTGGGTATATTCTGAATGAAAATATGCAGTTCCAATTGGGGTATCAATGGTCGTTCCGGCACAGTGGCTCACCTTTCAGGTATGAAAACCGTCACATGTTGCGGTTAAGTTTCTATCATAGCCTTGATTTCTATCAAAAAAAGAATCTTTCAAGACAGCCGGTAAGTGCGATTGATCCATTCGGGCATCACTAG
- a CDS encoding serine hydrolase, whose amino-acid sequence MRSGVLLLIIGLASIGCSNSQVSEAQNGLQPAELSAEAIKLLHNHLKTFPDETQVSMALIDQDTIRYYGVRRINGMLQAEENSTKVFEIGSISKVFTATILANYVVSGKVKLDETLDQHVDIPFHQDAKITFSSLANHTSGLPRMPSNFMMGALFNPSNPYKSYDEEKLNEYLIKELKYEYPPGTKSSYSNLGAGLLGHVLCKISGKEYQQLVDELIFKQYKMNSSTTQREDISDLLIAGRNESGSETANWDLGALIGAGGIYSSVKDLVLFAQAQFDSTNVELALTRKSTFKSNSTSEVGLGWHMRKQQSGDVWHWHNGATGGYRSCMALNVNKRQGVIILSNISAFHKQADEIDQLCFSLMKNLK is encoded by the coding sequence ATGCGAAGTGGGGTACTTTTATTGATAATAGGTCTAGCTAGTATTGGTTGCAGCAACAGTCAGGTTTCTGAAGCACAAAATGGATTACAACCAGCTGAATTAAGCGCAGAAGCGATCAAACTTTTACATAACCACCTGAAAACTTTTCCGGATGAAACGCAGGTCTCTATGGCGCTTATTGATCAGGATACGATCCGGTATTATGGTGTGAGGAGGATTAACGGTATGCTTCAGGCTGAAGAGAATTCGACAAAGGTTTTTGAGATTGGGTCTATCAGCAAAGTGTTTACGGCAACTATTTTGGCAAACTATGTTGTGAGTGGGAAAGTGAAACTTGATGAGACGTTAGATCAACATGTCGATATTCCTTTTCACCAAGATGCTAAAATCACGTTTAGTTCATTGGCAAACCACACCTCGGGTTTGCCCCGTATGCCATCCAATTTTATGATGGGTGCGTTGTTCAATCCGTCTAATCCTTATAAAAGTTATGATGAAGAGAAATTGAATGAATATTTAATCAAGGAATTAAAATATGAATACCCGCCCGGCACTAAAAGTTCTTACTCCAATCTTGGAGCTGGTTTGCTAGGTCATGTGTTGTGTAAAATTTCCGGGAAGGAGTATCAGCAACTTGTAGATGAATTGATTTTTAAACAATATAAAATGAATTCATCAACCACTCAACGAGAAGATATTTCCGATTTGTTGATAGCAGGCAGGAACGAAAGTGGTTCTGAAACGGCTAACTGGGATCTTGGTGCACTGATTGGAGCAGGTGGCATTTATTCCTCTGTAAAAGATTTGGTTCTGTTTGCGCAGGCACAGTTTGACTCCACAAATGTTGAGTTGGCACTCACCCGGAAAAGTACATTTAAGTCAAATTCAACTTCCGAAGTTGGCCTGGGTTGGCATATGCGCAAACAGCAGTCGGGCGATGTGTGGCATTGGCACAATGGTGCAACGGGTGGTTATCGTTCATGCATGGCGTTGAATGTAAACAAACGTCAAGGTGTTATTATTCTCTCAAATATTTCTGCTTTTCACAAACAGGCTGATGAAATCGATCAGTTGTGTTTTTCGTTGATGAAAAACTTAAAATAG
- a CDS encoding hemerythrin domain-containing protein, protein MSQPIKRHASLQPLSRDHHHGLLLCWKIREGFKRQIDPLRIKSYADWFWQAHLAEHFRIEEEFVFPVLGNTHPHVQQAILEHRSLEELFMQTTDVSQVLSQLEAELEKHIRFEERVLFNEIQDVATAEQLAECERHHNSGADVTAWEDEFWR, encoded by the coding sequence ATGAGCCAACCCATCAAACGGCATGCTTCACTTCAACCACTAAGTCGCGACCATCATCATGGTCTGTTGCTTTGTTGGAAAATCCGGGAAGGATTCAAGCGGCAAATCGATCCACTTCGCATAAAAAGTTATGCCGATTGGTTCTGGCAAGCGCATCTGGCTGAACATTTTCGGATTGAGGAGGAATTTGTTTTTCCGGTTTTAGGGAACACACATCCTCACGTACAACAAGCTATACTGGAGCACCGGAGCCTTGAAGAATTGTTCATGCAAACCACGGATGTTTCACAAGTGCTAAGTCAATTGGAAGCTGAACTTGAAAAGCATATCCGCTTTGAAGAGCGCGTGTTGTTTAATGAAATACAGGATGTGGCCACAGCCGAGCAGTTAGCCGAATGCGAGCGTCATCATAATTCAGGAGCTGATGTTACCGCTTGGGAAGATGAGTTTTGGCGTTAG
- a CDS encoding nuclear transport factor 2 family protein, whose protein sequence is MRFYLLLIPYVILNSCVQTKQYEVSDIEVFLGDYYRIMSDRDWIKYKTFFIDNASLTTIWQTESDSVPGIFSVSIDEFIDQTPQGPDSQPIFEERMISHEITVKGNLAQAWVKYEAAFGTDENLMRWKGYDQFSLIRFKVEWRIVSIVYESLEK, encoded by the coding sequence ATGAGATTTTATCTTCTGCTAATCCCTTATGTAATCCTCAATTCTTGTGTTCAGACAAAGCAGTATGAGGTGTCAGATATTGAGGTTTTTTTGGGAGACTACTATAGAATCATGTCGGATCGTGATTGGATTAAGTACAAAACATTTTTTATTGACAACGCTTCGCTGACAACCATCTGGCAGACTGAATCAGATTCAGTTCCGGGAATTTTCTCAGTGTCAATCGATGAATTCATCGATCAGACACCTCAGGGTCCGGATAGCCAACCGATTTTTGAAGAGAGAATGATCAGTCATGAAATAACTGTGAAGGGTAACCTTGCGCAAGCCTGGGTGAAGTATGAAGCAGCATTCGGTACGGATGAAAACCTCATGCGATGGAAGGGATATGATCAATTTTCTTTAATCCGCTTTAAAGTCGAGTGGCGGATTGTTTCCATTGTATATGAGTCGTTAGAAAAGTGA
- a CDS encoding ligase-associated DNA damage response DEXH box helicase → MSQPLFAPAETWFSEKGWKPFPFQHETWQAYLSGKSGLVNAPTGSGKTYSLVVPILLEFIHQHTDYRTKRNNGLQAIWITPIRALAKEIELSANRAIEGLGLQWKVGVRSGDTSGKQREQQKSKPPEFLIITPESLHLLLAQKGLPDFFKNLKVVVADEWHELMGSKRGVQVELALSRLSALSPALKVWGISATIGNMEQAREILLPRTPLFPPSRGDEGGCVIRATVKKNIEVISILPDSVETMPWAGHLGIQLLDKVVEIVKKSTSTLIFTNTRSFAEIWYQKMLDKAPELSGLIAMHHGSISKEMRNWVEDQLYDGKLKAVVCTSSLDLGVDFRPVETVIQVGSPKGVARFLQRAGRSGHQPGATSRIYFVPTHSLELMEAAALREAIEKNIVEERIPYIRSFDVLMQYLVTLAVSDGFYPDEILKEIRSTFSFNSISDEEWEWMLNFITTGGDSLQAYDEYRKVIIEKDGRYKVEDRRIAQRHRLSIGTIVGDTSLNVKFVTGKYLGTIEEYFISRLNPGDTFWFAGQVLELVRIKDMEAQVRKSKRKSGLVPSWQGGRMPLSSQLSELIRLKLDEVARGKEHAVELSFLKPLFDLQRMRSRLPTKRDFLIECFETSEGHHVVMYPFEGRFVHEGLAALVAYRIARIKPITFSIAMNDYGFELLSDQEIPIEEAVETNVLGTEDLMKDIHASINSTEMARRKFRDIAAISGLVFKGYPGKPIKDRHLQSSSQLFFEVFHEYEAHNLLFRQAYEEVMDFQLEEVRLRKALERINQQKIIITHPDKPTPFAFPIMVDRLSRDKLTSEQLKDRIQKMTVEYKE, encoded by the coding sequence ATGTCTCAACCACTGTTTGCCCCGGCCGAAACCTGGTTCAGCGAAAAAGGCTGGAAGCCCTTTCCGTTTCAACATGAAACCTGGCAAGCTTATTTATCAGGCAAGAGTGGTTTGGTTAATGCTCCAACAGGCAGCGGTAAAACCTATTCCCTTGTTGTGCCGATTCTACTGGAGTTTATCCATCAGCATACGGATTACCGAACAAAAAGGAACAATGGCCTGCAGGCCATCTGGATAACACCCATACGGGCATTGGCAAAGGAAATTGAATTGTCGGCCAACCGTGCCATTGAGGGGCTCGGACTTCAATGGAAAGTTGGTGTTCGTTCTGGCGATACTTCGGGCAAGCAGCGGGAGCAGCAAAAATCAAAGCCTCCCGAATTTCTCATCATCACTCCGGAAAGTCTGCATTTATTACTCGCCCAAAAAGGTTTACCCGATTTTTTCAAGAACCTGAAAGTTGTGGTGGCCGATGAGTGGCATGAGTTAATGGGTTCGAAGCGTGGCGTTCAGGTTGAACTTGCCTTGTCAAGGTTGAGTGCGCTTTCACCCGCATTGAAGGTGTGGGGGATTTCCGCCACCATTGGTAATATGGAGCAGGCCAGGGAAATACTGTTACCACGCACCCCCTTGTTTCCCCCCTCAAGGGGGGACGAAGGGGGGTGTGTAATTCGGGCAACTGTAAAAAAGAATATCGAAGTCATTTCCATACTTCCCGATTCAGTGGAGACCATGCCTTGGGCTGGTCATTTGGGTATTCAGTTGCTCGATAAAGTTGTGGAGATTGTAAAGAAAAGTACGAGTACACTCATCTTTACCAATACCCGCTCATTTGCAGAGATATGGTATCAGAAAATGCTGGACAAAGCGCCTGAGCTTTCCGGCTTGATTGCCATGCACCATGGCTCCATTAGTAAGGAGATGCGCAACTGGGTGGAGGACCAATTGTATGATGGAAAATTAAAGGCAGTGGTTTGTACATCCAGTTTGGATTTGGGTGTTGACTTTCGCCCTGTAGAAACGGTGATACAAGTGGGAAGCCCGAAAGGTGTTGCCCGGTTTCTTCAGCGTGCCGGTCGCAGTGGCCACCAGCCCGGTGCTACGAGCCGGATTTATTTTGTGCCCACCCATTCACTTGAACTTATGGAAGCGGCTGCTTTGCGTGAGGCCATTGAAAAGAATATTGTGGAAGAACGCATTCCCTACATCCGCTCGTTCGATGTATTGATGCAGTATTTAGTTACGCTGGCTGTATCGGATGGTTTTTACCCGGATGAGATTTTGAAAGAAATCCGTTCTACGTTTAGTTTCAACAGCATAAGCGATGAAGAATGGGAGTGGATGCTGAATTTTATTACCACCGGGGGCGATTCATTACAGGCTTACGATGAATACCGCAAAGTCATCATCGAAAAAGATGGCCGGTATAAAGTGGAGGACAGAAGAATTGCACAACGTCATCGCTTATCCATCGGCACCATCGTAGGCGATACATCCCTTAATGTAAAATTTGTCACCGGAAAATACCTCGGCACGATTGAAGAGTATTTTATTTCGCGACTTAATCCTGGTGATACCTTTTGGTTTGCCGGTCAGGTGTTGGAGCTGGTGCGCATTAAAGATATGGAAGCGCAGGTGCGCAAGAGTAAACGAAAATCTGGTTTGGTGCCTTCCTGGCAGGGTGGAAGAATGCCGTTGTCATCACAATTGAGTGAACTCATCCGCCTTAAGCTTGATGAAGTGGCACGGGGAAAAGAGCATGCCGTTGAACTAAGTTTTTTGAAGCCGCTCTTTGATCTTCAACGGATGCGTTCCCGTCTTCCAACAAAAAGGGATTTTTTAATTGAGTGTTTTGAAACTTCGGAAGGACATCATGTGGTGATGTATCCGTTTGAAGGTCGTTTTGTGCACGAAGGGTTGGCGGCATTGGTGGCTTATCGAATTGCACGGATCAAACCGATCACTTTTTCGATTGCCATGAACGATTACGGTTTTGAATTACTCAGCGATCAGGAAATACCCATTGAAGAGGCTGTGGAAACCAACGTATTGGGAACGGAAGATTTAATGAAGGATATTCATGCCAGCATCAACTCTACAGAAATGGCTCGCAGAAAATTCCGCGACATTGCCGCCATCTCCGGACTTGTATTTAAAGGCTATCCCGGCAAGCCAATTAAAGACCGCCACCTGCAATCATCATCGCAGTTGTTTTTTGAAGTGTTTCATGAATATGAAGCCCACAACTTATTGTTTCGCCAAGCGTATGAGGAGGTGATGGACTTTCAATTGGAAGAAGTGCGTCTGCGAAAGGCGTTGGAAAGAATAAACCAACAAAAAATAATCATTACCCACCCCGACAAGCCCACGCCTTTTGCCTTCCCGATTATGGTTGACCGGCTAAGCCGCGATAAGCTGACCAGTGAACAGTTAAAGGATCGCATTCAAAAGATGACGGTGGAGTATAAGGAGTAA
- a CDS encoding MerR family transcriptional regulator — protein MFIFEIEPAMGQYSIKELEKLSGIKAHTIRIWEKRHHIVEPGRTDTNIRLYSDEDLKKIINVSLLNNHGIKISRIADMTHEEINRKIVELSEQKSDTTIFIDQLIVAMVDLDEERFEKVLSSLFLRFGFEKTITDIVYPFMEKIGVLWQTENITPAQEHFISHLIRQKLIVAIDGLSTKPNRTERVLLFLPENEWHELGLLFFHYLVRKDGYKTIYLGQSVPMKDVVSVVNVHQPDILITSIISSPFGIKIDDFLNQLSDTFSNQRVLVSGYQTRFLNRKNFKNIEIFHNALDLKALLG, from the coding sequence GTGTTTATTTTTGAAATTGAACCGGCTATGGGGCAATACTCTATTAAAGAACTTGAGAAACTTTCGGGCATAAAGGCCCATACCATACGTATTTGGGAAAAACGCCATCACATCGTTGAGCCTGGGCGTACCGACACCAATATTCGTCTTTATTCAGATGAGGACCTGAAAAAGATCATCAACGTCTCCCTACTCAATAATCACGGCATCAAAATCTCCCGCATAGCCGATATGACCCACGAGGAGATTAACCGTAAGATTGTTGAACTCAGCGAGCAGAAATCGGACACCACCATCTTCATCGACCAGTTGATTGTGGCCATGGTTGACCTGGACGAGGAGCGCTTTGAAAAAGTGCTTTCAAGTCTGTTTCTGCGGTTCGGCTTCGAAAAAACGATTACGGACATCGTTTATCCATTTATGGAGAAAATCGGGGTGCTTTGGCAAACCGAAAACATTACCCCTGCCCAGGAACATTTTATATCTCATCTGATCCGCCAAAAACTTATTGTAGCTATCGATGGGCTGTCCACAAAACCCAATCGTACTGAGCGGGTGTTGCTGTTCCTGCCAGAAAACGAATGGCATGAATTAGGCTTGCTTTTCTTTCATTATCTCGTGCGCAAAGACGGGTACAAAACCATTTACCTGGGCCAAAGTGTTCCCATGAAGGATGTAGTAAGTGTAGTCAATGTTCACCAACCCGATATCCTTATCACAAGCATTATCAGTTCCCCTTTCGGTATTAAGATTGACGATTTCCTGAATCAGTTGTCTGATACCTTCTCCAACCAACGCGTTCTGGTTTCCGGGTACCAAACCCGCTTCCTGAACAGAAAAAATTTCAAAAACATTGAAATTTTTCACAATGCGCTGGATCTCAAGGCTTTATTAGGCTAA